The genomic DNA CCCGGCATAGGAGCTGCACCTCTGTAGTTGCTTGACAGCCATTGGCAGGCTGGTATCGTTGCAACCAGACAGGACACCTTTGCTATGAGCATGACTTCCATCAAACGACAGGCAGCCCTGAAGCTCGCCACAGCAGTACTCGCAGGGATCGGCTCACTGACCCTCTCCGCGCCGGCGACTAGGGCGGAGATTTATCAGTATGTCGCGCGCGACGGCTCCATTGCCCTGACCAATGTCCCGGTCGACCCCCGCTATCGAAGGATCGATACGGCAGCTCGATTGCGTCATGCCTCCATGTCCGAGCGAGACCTTGAACCGGTCATTCGCCGCTATTCATCGCAACACCGGCTCCACCCCGCATTGGTCCGAGCCGTCATCAAGGCTGAGTCGAATTTCGATCCCTTGGCCATCTCTCGCGCAGGCGCGATCGGCCTGATGCAGTTGATGCCGCAGACGGCGCTCCGCCTCGAAGTGCGGGACATGTATGACCCGGATGATAATGTGGGGGGAGGCACGAAGTATCTACGTCAGCTGCTGGACCGGTTCCATGGAAATTTACCGTTGGCCCTGGCGGCCTACAATGCGGGAGAAAACGCGGTCGAACGCTATCAGGCGCTCCCTCCGTACAATGAAACCAGACAATATGTCCGGAAAGTGCTCCAATATTACCGCGCGGGCCTGGTCCGCGATGGCGTGATCCTGACACGCCCGGTCACCCGACGCGGCCCCGCAGAGACAACAACGCCCCCCGCGATTTCCGGACGGCTTTCCCGCTAACCACGTCCCCACTCGAGAGGCGGCTGTGTTGCTGCCAGCCAGCCCGCTTGGCCTCCGGAAAGTCCGACCGGTAATGGGCCCCGACGCTATTCTCCCGCCAGAGCGCCGCTTCCGCGACGCATTGCGCCACCTGCACCATGTTCTTCACTTCCAGCGCCGCTCTGGTTGCAAACGGCTGGGCCACGAGTTGCGCCCAGCGGGAGAGTTGCGCGCAGGCCCGAACGAGCGACTCGCCCGAACGAATGACGCCGACCTGGCCCCACATCGTGCGCCGGAGCGAGCTGCGCAACTTTTCCTCATCTTCTAATATGCCGAATGGGCCAGCCCGGAGCGCCGCGTCTTGCGCCGTCAGCTTGGGGATCTCCTGCCCCTCGGCAAACACCACAGCTGCCGCCGCCGCGCGCGCGCCAAACACTAATCCTTCGAGCAAGGAATTGCTCGCCAGACGGTTCGCGCCATGCACTCCGCTGCAGGCCACCTCTCCGGCGGCGAAGAGCCCCGGAACCGTCGTCGCGCCGTTCAAGTCGGTCCAGACTCCACCCATCATGTAATGCGCGCTCGGAGACACCGGGATCCACTCCTCGGTGATATCGATGTCGTAGCGCAAGCAGGTCGCATAAATCGTCGGGAACCGCCGCTTCACGAACTCCGCACCCAAGTGGGTCACGTCAAGATAGACGTGACGCGCTTTCGTGGCCGCCATCTCCGCCAGGATCGCCCGCGACACGATGTCTCTCGGCGCCAACGCCCCCATCGGATGGTAGCGCTGCATGAATAACGCGCCCTTATTGTTGCGCAGCTGCGCTCCTTCGCCGCGCATCGCTTCCGACAACAGGAACGGCGGACTCGACGGCAGATATAACGCCGTGGGATGGAACTGTACGAACTCCATATCTTGCAGCACCGCCCCCGCACGCAGCGCCATGGCCATCCCGTCACCGGTGGCATTCGGGGGATTCGTCGTCCGCGCGTAGATCTGGCCGGCGCCGCCAGTCGTCAGCACGATCGCGCGAGCCGGCAACACAAACTGGCGGCCGGACGCTTCATCCAGCACCGCAGCCCCGCAACACCGCCCGTTCTCGACGACGAGATCCACGGTAAAGTGATGATCCAACCGCTGAATCTGCTTCTGCCGATTCACTTCGGCAATCAAGACGCGCACCATCTCGTTCCCCGTCGCATCGCCCCGTGCGCGCAGAATGCGGCTCCGGCTATGGGCCGCCTCCCTGGCAAACGCGAACTTGCCGCCGATCTTGTCGAACTTGGCCCCCCACCCGATCAACTCCTGAATCCGCTCGGGCCCTTCTTCGACCAGCACCCGCACCGCCTCTTTCCGGCAGAGCCCATGCCCCGCTTTGATCGTGTCGGTCAAATGAATGGCCACATCGTCTTCTTCACTCATCGCCACCGCCACCCCGCCCTGCGCATGGATCGAACTACTCTGAAGCGGATGTCCCTTCGTCAGCACCATGACACGGCCGGAGCGGCTCAGCTCCAACGCCGCGCGGAGACCGGCGACACCGCTCCCGATGACCAGGAAATCGGCCTGCAGCGGCACACGGGATCGACGAGTGGCCATGGGTTACTTCTTCTTCGGGGACGGTGAAGGGGGAGTCGTGATCTGCCGGGCTTTCATGCCGAAAGGAGAGTCGCCCTGCATCCCTCGTAATAAAATTGCCTTGGTGCCGACCCACTGCAATCGCGTATGGCCGCGCTGACGGAGGCCCGGATCGTCCGCATTTTTCTTCCACAGGCCCTGCCAATGCACGAAGACATCGACGTCGTCCCCTTCGACCATAATGCGCTCGATCGAGAAATCCAACGTGATGACGCTAAACGTTTCGAAGTCGCCACGGGCCTCTTCCTGCAGCCGGTCCAGCTGGTCGAGCGGCATCATGAGCGAGGCCAGACCGGCCGCGTCCTTCTTCATATAGGTCTGGCGAAGCAATTCCACCGCCTGATCGATACGGAGGTACCGTTCGTGATCTTCGGGATATTGAATCGTCTTATTGCTACAGCCGACGCCGAGCCACGCCATCGAGCCGAGCAGACACAAAACGGGAAGCCACGAAATTCTATATGTTGTCATCATGGCTGCAGTATAGGAATGGGTCTCAGGCAGGTCAAGCGGCCCGTGAGCCGGCCCGCGCCGCGCCACAGGGCTCCCAGTGACTTGGTCGAGCCGCACGCTCCATCAATTTAATCCGCCGATGGTCTTGCAATTTGGGATGGAAACTTCTACACTCCCCCCTTCGCAGGAGAGAACGCATGTCCAGTGTTTTGAAAAAACGCCGTAAGAAAATGCGCAAGCACAAGTATAAGAAGTTGCGCCGGCGTCAAAAATTCGAACGTCGTAAGAGCTAGGCTCACCCGAAAGCGGGGAGGAGGGGTTCGTGCCCGAAGGCAAGAAGGTTCGCATCCGCGTCCGGACTGTGAGCTGTGTCTACGTAGGCGACTTCCTCATCCCCGCTATGCGGAACCGCGTGTCTGACGCGCTCAACGAAGAGCAACGTCTTTTTATCAGCCTCACCGATGTGGTGATCAACGATAAGGAGCGCTCGGACTTCGTTGCGCTCAACAAGAACCTGATTGAGTCCATCGCGCAGCTCTAGCTGCCGGTGGGCACTCTTTCTTGAACGCTCTTCTGTGCTCGTTGCGCTGTTCATAGCCGCCCCGAAGATCGCCCCTCACCATGTCCACTTTCTCACGATTTCTCCCGTTCCTGAAGCCCTACCTGTCCCGCATGACGCTCGCGGGTCTGCTGGTCATGGGGGTCGCCGCCATCAACCTGGCCCTGCTGCGGTTGGCCGGCATCCTGTGGGACGTCATTACCGTGCAGCGCGATCAGTCCCGCATGACGGAGCTAATCACCCTCTTTCTCGGGCTCGTCGCCTTACAGGGAATCTGTTCGATGGGCCACAGCTATCTGACGGCCTGGGTGTCGCAACGCATCGTCGCCGACTTTCGCCGACATCTCTTTTCTCACCTGCATACGCTCTCGGTGAGCTTCTTTGCCCGCCGACGCACCGGCGAACTCCTTTCACGGCTCATGAACGATGTGACGGTCATCCAGTCCGTCGTCACCGAAACGCCAATCGATAGCGTCAAACATCTTGTGACCTTCGTCGGGGGGATCGCGTTCTTACTGGCGATGAATTGGCGACTCTGCCTCTTGATCCTGGTCCTGCTCCCCCTGCTCGTCCTCGCGGCGAAATTCTTCGGGCGGCGGCTGAAGTTCCTCTCGACCTCGATTCAAGATCACACCGCAGCCCTGAGCACCCTGATCGAAGAAGTGATCTCCGGCATCCGTATCGTGAAGTCCTTCGTCCAGACACAGCGCGAAGAGACTCGGTTTGCCGCGCAAGTCGAACAGACCCTGACATTAACGATGCGACGGGCCGGCATCATGGCGGTGTTTATTCCCGTCATCAGCCTCCTCACCTTCTCCTCGGCGGCGGCAGTCTTGTGGTACGGGGGACGCCAGGTCATCGACGGAGCCGTGTCGCCGGGCGACCTCTTCGCCTTCGTCCTCTTTGCCGGCATCCTGATCGGCCCCTTCAGCTCCGCTGCCCGCGTGTTCACGCAGATCAAGGAAGCCCAAGGCGCAACCCAACGGGTGTTCGAAATTCTGGACACCCCCTCCGACGTGAGCGACTCCCCCACGGCCACGACACTGCCCACCGTCTCGGGCCATATCAGGGCGGAACACGTCGGCTTTGCCTACGATCCGCGCCAACCGGTCTTGACGGATGTGTCCTTCGAAGCCAAGCCTGGCGAACTGGTCGCCATCGTCGGCCCCACCGGCGCGGGGAAAACGACCATGATGAACCTACTCCATCGCTTCTACGATCCGACAGAGGGACGCATCACCATCGACGGCCAGGATCTCCGCCAGGTCACGATGGACAGTTGGTATCGGCAGGTCGCCCTGGTCCCGCAAGAAACGATCTTGTTCGGGGGCACGATTCTCGACAATATCCGCTACGGAAACAGGGAGGCGACGGAAGAGGAAGTGATCGCAGCAAGCCGTGCGGCCCATGCCCACGATTTCATCATGGGCTTCCCGGACCAATATCAAACCGTCGTGGGAGAAAAAGGAATCAATGTGTCGGGCGGACAGCGGCAGCGCATCGCCATCGCCAGGGCCATTGTGAAGAACCCGCGGATCTTGTTATTAGATGAAGCCACGTCCGCTCTCGATAGCGAGTCGGAGCGACTCGTCCAGGAAGCGTTGGAACAGCTCATGAAGGGCCGCACAACCTTTGTGATCGCCCACCGATTGACGACCATCCAACGGGCTGACCGCATCCTCGTCTTCAGCAAAGGGTGCCTCGTGGAATCCGGCACCCATGCCGAACTGCTCGACAAAAAAGGGCTCTACCAGTACCTCTACACCCTTCGGCTCACCGAGCTCTCCTCGTAAACCTCGAAGACTTGCTGCCACGCAGCTCAGTTGTCGCCCCAAACAGACCGATAAATAAAAGTCCCTAAGATATCCAGGCGACCAGCCATCTCGTTCGTTGTTCACCTGGCTGTCCCCCGCCACACGATACGCCTCCTGTCTCAACGTGCACTTATGCTGGCGGACTGAGCAGTCTCCTGGTAGGGTTCTAAGAAAAGGTCCGCGCCACCAACTGTTTTCCTGTACGACAAGTTGAGGAGCTCCATGCCACGTTCGCGCCGAACCGGCCCATCAAAAAACCCGGCCACTCCACCACCGCTTGCCGCGGAAGAGCAGCGCCTTGAAGAAGACGCCCGCCGGAAGGAACATTGGAAACGCTGGGGGCCCTATCTCAGTGAACGGGCCTGGGGGACTGTCCGTGAAGACTACAGCGCCACTGGGACCGCCTGGGAATCGTTTCCCCACGACCATGCTCGCTCGCGCGCCTATCGATGGAATGAGGATGGACTGGCGGGCATCTCCGATCGCCACCAATACATCTGCTTCGCCATCGCCCTCTGGAACGGACGAGATCCCATTTTGAAGGAACGGCTCTTCGGCCTCACGGGCAACGAAGGGAACCACGGCGAAGACGTCAAAGACTATTACTTCTATCTCGATTCGACACCGACTCACTCCTACATGAAGTATCTCTACAAGTACCCGCAGGCGGAGTTTCCCTACGCGAAGCTCGTGGAAGAAACTCGTCGACGCGGCCGGCCTGACACGGAGTATGAACTGATCGACACCGGCGTCTTCGATGAAGATCGCTACTTCGACGTCACCGTGGAATATGCCAAGGCCACCCCGGAAGATCTCTCCATTCGCATCCAGGTCGTCAACCGTGGTCCCGATCCCGCTGAGCTGACGCTCCTGCCCACGCTCTGGTTTCGCAACACCTGGTCTTGGGGTCTCGACGCAAGGCGGCCGCGCATGCGGGAAGGAGCCGCAGCCAAGGGCATGAGCGTCATCGAGCTGGAACACGAGTACTATGGCAAGCGACGCCTCTGGTGCGATCGCCAACCGACACTGCTATTCACGGAGAACGAGACGAACACCAGCCGGCTCTATGGCGACGAAGAGGGAGGCCGGTATGTGAAAGACAGCTTTCACGACTATGTGGTGCAGGGAGACATCGGGGCAGTCAATCCAGCCAAAATCGGCTCGAAAGCCGCAGCCCACTACACCTTCACCTTGGCGCCTGGCGCATCAGACACCATCCACCTTCGCTTGACGAACGACACAAGCACCAAGGGCCCCACGCGTAAGTCCTTCGATGCAACCTTCACGCAACGGATTCAGGAAGCCAACGAGTTCTACGACCGCCTCGCGCCGAGCAATCTCTCAGACGATGCACGCCGCGTGCAGCGCCAAGCCTTCGCCGGCCTGCTCTGGAGCAAGCAGTTCTACCACTACGACATGTCACGCTGGCTCAAAGGCGACCCGATGGGGCCGGAACCGCCGCGCGAACGACTCCACGGCCGTAACGCGGACTGGTCACACCTCTACAATGCCGACGTCATTTCGATGCCGGACAAGTGGGAATATCCCTGGTATGCCGCCTGGGACCTGGCGTTTCATTGCATCCCCCTGGCCTTAGTCGACGCGACCTTCGCCAAAGAACAACTGATCCTCATTCTCCGCGAATGGTATATGCATCCGAACGGTCAGATCCCGGCCTATGAGTGGGCCTTCGGCGACGTCAACCCTCCGGTCCACGCCTGGGCGGCCTGGCGGGTCTACAAAATCGAAAAGAAGCGCAAAGGGACGGGAGACCGGGTCTTCCTTGAGCGGGTATTCCAAAAGCTGCTCTTGAATTTCACCTGGTGGGTAAACCGTAAAGATGCCGAAGGGAAAAACATTTTCCAGGGCGGATTCCTGGGCCTCGACAACATCGGCGTCTTCGACCGCGGCGCGCCGTTGCCCACCGGCGGCCACATCGAACAATCGGATGCGACAAGCTGGATGGGCATGTATTGCCTCAACATGCTCTCGATGGCGCTGGAGCTGGCCCGCGAGAACCGGGCCTACGAGGACGTGGCCAGCAAATTCTTCGAGCACTTCGTCTACATCTGCCGCGCCATGAACAATATCGGCGGTGAAAAGATCGAGCTCTGGAACCGGGAAGACGGGTTCTTCTACGACGTGCTCCATCTTCCCAACGGGGAGACCTTCCCCTTGAAAGTCCGCTCGCTGGTCGGGCTGATCCCGCTCTTTGCCGTCGAGACCTTGGATTTCGAGCTCATCGATCAGCTGCCGCGGTTCAAACACCGAATGCAGTGGTTCATTGAAAACCGTCCCGACTTCAGCTCGCACGTGGAAACCCAAACCCATGACGGCGGAGTCCGGCGCTTCCTCTCGCTGGTGAGCCGCGACCGGCTGAAATCCGTCCTGGGGTATATGCTGGACGAAAATGAATTCCTGTCTCCCTACGGCATTCGCGCCCTCTCGCGCTACCACAAGGAGCACCCCTACGTCCTGTCGGCGCTGGGCACGGACTATCGAGTCGACTATGAACCGGCCGAGTCGAGCACGGGAAATTTCGGCGGCAACTCCAACTGGCGCGGCCCGATCTGGTTCCCCGTCAACTATCTGCTGATCGAATCACTCCAGAAGTTCCATTACTTCCTGGGTGACGAATACAAGGTTGAATACCCGACCGGATCCGGACGCTCGATCCCCTTGAACGAAGTCGCCGCAGAATTGTCACGGAGGCTCACCCACATTTTTCTCCGCGACCATACCGGACGGCGCCCCGTTTTCGGCGACACCACCAAGTTCCAGAAAGATCCCCTCTGGCGAGA from Nitrospirota bacterium includes the following:
- a CDS encoding lytic transglycosylase domain-containing protein gives rise to the protein MSMTSIKRQAALKLATAVLAGIGSLTLSAPATRAEIYQYVARDGSIALTNVPVDPRYRRIDTAARLRHASMSERDLEPVIRRYSSQHRLHPALVRAVIKAESNFDPLAISRAGAIGLMQLMPQTALRLEVRDMYDPDDNVGGGTKYLRQLLDRFHGNLPLALAAYNAGENAVERYQALPPYNETRQYVRKVLQYYRAGLVRDGVILTRPVTRRGPAETTTPPAISGRLSR
- a CDS encoding glucosidase, yielding MPRSRRTGPSKNPATPPPLAAEEQRLEEDARRKEHWKRWGPYLSERAWGTVREDYSATGTAWESFPHDHARSRAYRWNEDGLAGISDRHQYICFAIALWNGRDPILKERLFGLTGNEGNHGEDVKDYYFYLDSTPTHSYMKYLYKYPQAEFPYAKLVEETRRRGRPDTEYELIDTGVFDEDRYFDVTVEYAKATPEDLSIRIQVVNRGPDPAELTLLPTLWFRNTWSWGLDARRPRMREGAAAKGMSVIELEHEYYGKRRLWCDRQPTLLFTENETNTSRLYGDEEGGRYVKDSFHDYVVQGDIGAVNPAKIGSKAAAHYTFTLAPGASDTIHLRLTNDTSTKGPTRKSFDATFTQRIQEANEFYDRLAPSNLSDDARRVQRQAFAGLLWSKQFYHYDMSRWLKGDPMGPEPPRERLHGRNADWSHLYNADVISMPDKWEYPWYAAWDLAFHCIPLALVDATFAKEQLILILREWYMHPNGQIPAYEWAFGDVNPPVHAWAAWRVYKIEKKRKGTGDRVFLERVFQKLLLNFTWWVNRKDAEGKNIFQGGFLGLDNIGVFDRGAPLPTGGHIEQSDATSWMGMYCLNMLSMALELARENRAYEDVASKFFEHFVYICRAMNNIGGEKIELWNREDGFFYDVLHLPNGETFPLKVRSLVGLIPLFAVETLDFELIDQLPRFKHRMQWFIENRPDFSSHVETQTHDGGVRRFLSLVSRDRLKSVLGYMLDENEFLSPYGIRALSRYHKEHPYVLSALGTDYRVDYEPAESSTGNFGGNSNWRGPIWFPVNYLLIESLQKFHYFLGDEYKVEYPTGSGRSIPLNEVAAELSRRLTHIFLRDHTGRRPVFGDTTKFQKDPLWRDAIPFYEYFHGDNGTGLGASHQTGWTGLVAKLIQQSGE
- the nadB gene encoding L-aspartate oxidase; the protein is MATRRSRVPLQADFLVIGSGVAGLRAALELSRSGRVMVLTKGHPLQSSSIHAQGGVAVAMSEEDDVAIHLTDTIKAGHGLCRKEAVRVLVEEGPERIQELIGWGAKFDKIGGKFAFAREAAHSRSRILRARGDATGNEMVRVLIAEVNRQKQIQRLDHHFTVDLVVENGRCCGAAVLDEASGRQFVLPARAIVLTTGGAGQIYARTTNPPNATGDGMAMALRAGAVLQDMEFVQFHPTALYLPSSPPFLLSEAMRGEGAQLRNNKGALFMQRYHPMGALAPRDIVSRAILAEMAATKARHVYLDVTHLGAEFVKRRFPTIYATCLRYDIDITEEWIPVSPSAHYMMGGVWTDLNGATTVPGLFAAGEVACSGVHGANRLASNSLLEGLVFGARAAAAAVVFAEGQEIPKLTAQDAALRAGPFGILEDEEKLRSSLRRTMWGQVGVIRSGESLVRACAQLSRWAQLVAQPFATRAALEVKNMVQVAQCVAEAALWRENSVGAHYRSDFPEAKRAGWQQHSRLSSGDVVSGKAVRKSRGALLSLRGRVG
- a CDS encoding ABC transporter ATP-binding protein gives rise to the protein MSTFSRFLPFLKPYLSRMTLAGLLVMGVAAINLALLRLAGILWDVITVQRDQSRMTELITLFLGLVALQGICSMGHSYLTAWVSQRIVADFRRHLFSHLHTLSVSFFARRRTGELLSRLMNDVTVIQSVVTETPIDSVKHLVTFVGGIAFLLAMNWRLCLLILVLLPLLVLAAKFFGRRLKFLSTSIQDHTAALSTLIEEVISGIRIVKSFVQTQREETRFAAQVEQTLTLTMRRAGIMAVFIPVISLLTFSSAAAVLWYGGRQVIDGAVSPGDLFAFVLFAGILIGPFSSAARVFTQIKEAQGATQRVFEILDTPSDVSDSPTATTLPTVSGHIRAEHVGFAYDPRQPVLTDVSFEAKPGELVAIVGPTGAGKTTMMNLLHRFYDPTEGRITIDGQDLRQVTMDSWYRQVALVPQETILFGGTILDNIRYGNREATEEEVIAASRAAHAHDFIMGFPDQYQTVVGEKGINVSGGQRQRIAIARAIVKNPRILLLDEATSALDSESERLVQEALEQLMKGRTTFVIAHRLTTIQRADRILVFSKGCLVESGTHAELLDKKGLYQYLYTLRLTELSS
- a CDS encoding AURKAIP1/COX24 domain-containing protein, coding for MSSVLKKRRKKMRKHKYKKLRRRQKFERRKS